In Constrictibacter sp. MBR-5, a single genomic region encodes these proteins:
- the ubiM gene encoding 5-demethoxyubiquinol-8 5-hydroxylase UbiM, with product MSNESRMFDVIVAGGGPIGLAFACSLSRLAAASDLKIGLVERQSEDALRRPAFDGREIAVTHRSQMLLRELGAWERLPAEDIQPLREARVRNGTGERPLRFDPPGEGGGVLGHLVPNHRIREAIFAETAAADRLELMTGAAVDSVRDEPDATVVSLQDGRSLRTRLLVAADSRFSRIRTMRGIGAATRSFGKTMMVCRVAHDEDHEQTAVEWFGYGQTMAMLPLRGRMSSAVVTLPPAEIEALMAMDEEAFGDALTRRYDGRLGRMRLASTRHVYPLTSVYADRFVSRRFALLGDAAVGMHPVTAHGFNLGLQGQHLLATALAGALARGAGVADPGALLHYEREHRRATRPLYLATNTTAMLYTNDSRPARMLRDAALFCGGLPPIRRTIVAHLMERDRSGPPDHTASAAR from the coding sequence ATGAGCAACGAATCCCGGATGTTCGACGTCATTGTGGCGGGCGGCGGACCGATCGGCCTCGCATTCGCCTGTTCCTTGTCGCGGCTGGCGGCGGCTTCGGACCTGAAGATCGGCCTCGTCGAGCGGCAATCCGAAGACGCGCTGCGGCGACCGGCCTTCGACGGCCGGGAAATCGCGGTGACCCACCGTTCGCAGATGCTGCTGCGCGAACTCGGTGCCTGGGAGCGCCTGCCGGCGGAGGATATCCAGCCGCTGCGCGAGGCGCGCGTCAGGAATGGCACCGGCGAACGGCCGCTGCGATTCGATCCGCCCGGCGAGGGTGGCGGCGTACTCGGGCACCTCGTCCCGAACCACCGGATCCGCGAGGCGATCTTCGCCGAGACCGCGGCGGCGGATCGCCTCGAACTGATGACCGGGGCGGCGGTCGATTCGGTCCGCGACGAACCCGATGCCACCGTGGTGTCGCTTCAGGACGGTCGCAGCTTGCGCACACGCCTGCTCGTGGCGGCCGATTCGCGCTTCTCGCGGATCCGCACCATGCGCGGCATCGGTGCGGCGACCCGCAGCTTCGGCAAGACGATGATGGTCTGCCGCGTCGCCCACGACGAGGACCACGAGCAGACCGCGGTCGAATGGTTCGGCTACGGCCAGACGATGGCGATGCTGCCGCTGCGCGGCCGGATGTCGTCCGCCGTCGTCACCTTGCCCCCGGCGGAGATCGAGGCGCTGATGGCGATGGACGAGGAGGCGTTCGGCGATGCTCTGACCCGCCGCTATGACGGCAGGCTCGGCCGCATGCGGCTGGCGAGCACCCGGCACGTCTATCCGTTGACGTCGGTCTATGCCGACCGGTTCGTGAGCCGGCGCTTCGCGCTGCTCGGCGACGCGGCCGTCGGCATGCATCCGGTGACCGCGCACGGCTTCAACCTCGGGCTTCAGGGCCAGCACCTGCTGGCGACGGCGCTCGCCGGCGCGTTGGCACGCGGCGCGGGCGTCGCGGATCCCGGGGCCCTGCTGCACTATGAGCGCGAGCATCGGCGCGCCACGCGGCCCCTGTATCTCGCGACCAACACGACCGCGATGCTCTACACGAACGACTCCCGCCCGGCGCGGATGCTGCGCGACGCCGCGCTGTTCTGCGGCGGCCTGCCGCCCATCCGGCGCACGATCGTCGCACATCTGATGGAACGCGACCGCAGCGGACCGCCGGATCACACGGCGAGCGCGGCGCGGTAG